The Juglans microcarpa x Juglans regia isolate MS1-56 chromosome 2D, Jm3101_v1.0, whole genome shotgun sequence DNA window GAATACCTAAAAGGAAGAAACTGATGATGCCCAGAACCACTAAAACGTAGAGGACCTTCTGGATTCTCTTCACACTGCTGCCAGAGGTTAAAGCACCTTGAAAGATATGCACCCTGTTGAGCAGCAACCTGAATACCCAAATAAGAGAATGCACTTTGAGTCCcttatttagatattaaaacgaTATAAATCTACATGAAATTGCCCCCAACCAGTACAGGACAGACACATACCTGTGCGGTGGCAGGTAAGCTCTTCATCTGCGAATCTGCATGAGAAAGGGATAACTTAAATCCTTCAATATCCACTTCTTGCCTATCATTCCCCTGATCATCTTTCAACAGATATGTCACATCACTCAGATGCTTGCTTTGTAGATAGAGATCCACTTGAGGATATCTTACGCGGATGTCATCTATTACATCTCGGAACTCTTGAACACTTAAGGTACCAGAGTTGTTCTTGTCTGCTGCTTTAAATATGCTTGAGATATCGTCCTAAAGACAACATGATTTGAAATTTAATATTACTgttaattacaaatatcaagTTGGTTGTAGTCAAGATAACTTCCTCCACCCCCACCCTCAAGAAGCAAAGACAGCAGTTAACAAACTATGTATGctacttttaaaattatcaaaggTAACAAAGATGAAGTAGAGATAACGTGTAACACACTTCAACAAATTATGGCTCGAGGGGTTTGGTAGGAAAATTCTACATACCACACTCTCATATCACTTTTATCCCACAATAGTGAGGTTACATGGCCCATCAACCTTTGATTGTTTCTTTAAAAGAAGGCAAAGGTTGATTCAAAGGTGATAAAAAGTGCCGCAATATACATAGTGGGATGTGAGTGtggtatgtagcattactcggCTTGGTAACATAACCAAAATCCTAAATCTCTAACAGCTCAGATAAGCTGCTGTGATATGATAACTTGCACGATAAATGAACCACTGAACTTGCTGAAGTCCTAGAATAAAATCATGCAGGTTTTTTATCAGttaaaaaaaagcaaacaattaggcctcgtttggatacagaaacggtttcatctcatctcatcttatcattacaactttctcaaattctcacacaaaatataataaacaattcaactttttcaaatctcaaaacaataacaatattaaaaaataatattctaacaatattttattcgactttcaactttcatctaaaatcatcttatctcatctcactatccaaatgagaccTTAATGACTTCGCGTACCCTGATTTTACGCTGATCTATTGTAGCACAGTCACCAATGGCATAGGCATCTTCACATCCCTTTACTCGGAGCCATTCATCAGTTGCTAGAACATGTCTATTAGCCTGCATATGGAGCAGAGCTTTTTGTAAGTGCTTAGAGCATTCAGATCAATCATGGTGATAACTGCTCTTGGCTTAGAGTAAGAATGATGTTTACTCCAAATTTAGTAAAACATCAACCAAAATATTGGATTAAAGAATACTGATTGACTATCTAAATCTTTTACATTATTCAGTTAGCATAACTGCATAACAcactatttaatattatctctGACATACGCTTGTATTATACTTATGTAACAAACCTGCCCAATTTGCTCCATAAGGTCCCTTACAACTGGACGTGTCCCCACTCCAGTTGACCATACAACCAATCCATGGGGCATGGAGGAAACTTCTTCCTTTGACTTCACCTTCATTTTAATCTCCTTGTCAGAGACACTGACAACGCGGCATCCTGTTTGAACTTCAATGCCATCTCTTTTAAATTTCTGCTCAGCAAATGTACTAATCCTTCCATCAAACCTACAGAGACAGAGAATGtgaaattttattagttttaagCTGTGATCTTCTTTACATACTTGCGGTGCAGAAAGGTTGACCTTAGAATGAAGCTAGAAAAGTTTAGTGATTGATCTGAATCAACAACAGATCCAATGCTTCAAAAACCCACTAAAGATACTTTCAGACCTTCTTGGTACAGGGCTTTTCAACTTATGCTTGACAGCTTGAGAGATAAGGGTATCAGCATCTAAGTCTGTGTATGGCTCTACATAGCTTGAAGATATAGCTGGAATATAATGACCACAATTAAGTAATGaactaaacttaaaaaaagTATACTAGTATAAGGTAAGTATACACTATGCTGGTATACCCTTacctaatctcatctcatctcatctcatctaatttcaactaaAGATCTcacaactattcacaaatcatctcatatctgaatccaaacgggcccTTGACTAGAGTTTCTTGGAATTGCAACTCACAACAACACCTACGCAGAAAGGAATTACAGAATTAGGTCAAGTTGCTTCAAAGAAAGAACTTGACTGCAGTTTCTAAAatcactttttcttcttcttctttttttttttttttgtttgtatactGCAGGCCCATTGGACGCATGGGCTATGCAGTGAGAGGAAGCCCACTCCTTTTCCTTAATCCTCTCCCCAACCTGAGCTAGGAGGTATTCAATTCCAAGTCCCTTGTACAATAAGAAAAAACTTTACCAGTTGAGCTAATTGACACGAAAAACTGAAGGAATTTTGACCATTCTAATACATTTTTACTTTGATTCAGATAATTGTATCTTGGAAATTACCAGGATTACTAAATACTAACAGAAGAAACCTTATGGTGGTAGCCTAAGAttgaaaaaatgcaaaaaagcTTGAGTCTTTTCTTACATGTTCAAGATGTGATCTCCTGATTGAATCACTGTTATTTTCACTAGATCTTTAACTGTCGGATATAATTTGACCAAATCTCCTTCAAAAAAGTCGTGCAACTCTGCAGCAAATTCTATACCTGTTGGACCCCCTCCAACAATTACAAAATgaagatttcttcttctctcatctTCACTGAGACTAGGAAGTACAGCCGTTTCAAAGCAATCTATCACACTCCTACGGATCTTCTGAGCATCCTCTACTTCCTGCACGAGATGTCATGCTTCTTCAATTGATATCAAACACTAACGATTAGTGCATTACATTATTCAATTTCAAGATAATGCAATCATCTAAGAGTCTCAGGAGGAAAGAACCAAAGACAAAATGCTATATAGCTCCATTCTATTGAAATGGCTACCTTCAGAAAGTGGCAGTTCTCCGCAACACCAGGAGTGTTAAAAGTATTTACTTGTGCTCCTAATGCGATGATCAAGTAGTCATACTCCAGAGAGAATTCTCCCTTTTGCAACAAGTCGTTGTCAATATTTGATTGACATAGAACCTTTTTGTTTAAAGCATCAATCTTAACACATTCCGCCTCCCAGAATTGAATTTCCCCTCTTCTCTGTCATTGAAAGAAACAATAAAGATATTCTGCTATGCGTTACCAAACCAAAAAGAATTTCTCAAGGGCAATCAAAgtgttcattaaaaaaattgctTGTAATTAGAGTGAACATTGAAATTTCAGGATTCATAATATGTAAATGTATACGTATCCATCAGAGCCCAATTTAATAATCT harbors:
- the LOC121250591 gene encoding external alternative NAD(P)H-ubiquinone oxidoreductase B1, mitochondrial-like, coding for MKILSFLSRASRAYKDYPAYSKLLVICTLSSGGLLAYSESGPDTGTAGVETDKKLPKKTRVLVLGTGWAGTSFLKDVDATLYDVQVVSPRNYFAFTPLLPSVTCGTVEARSIVEPIRKMVKKRRGEIQFWEAECVKIDALNKKVLCQSNIDNDLLQKGEFSLEYDYLIIALGAQVNTFNTPGVAENCHFLKEVEDAQKIRRSVIDCFETAVLPSLSEDERRRNLHFVIVGGGPTGIEFAAELHDFFEGDLVKLYPTVKDLVKITVIQSGDHILNMFDGRISTFAEQKFKRDGIEVQTGCRVVSVSDKEIKMKVKSKEEVSSMPHGLVVWSTGVGTRPVVRDLMEQIGQANRHVLATDEWLRVKGCEDAYAIGDCATIDQRKIRDDISSIFKAADKNNSGTLSVQEFRDVIDDIRVRYPQVDLYLQSKHLSDVTYLLKDDQGNDRQEVDIEGFKLSLSHADSQMKSLPATAQVAAQQGAYLSRCFNLWQQCEENPEGPLRFSGSGHHQFLPFRYKHFGQFAPLGGEQAAAELPGDWVSVGHSTQWLWYSVYASKQVSWRTRFLVVSDWTRRFIFGRDSSRI